One segment of Myotis daubentonii chromosome 11, mMyoDau2.1, whole genome shotgun sequence DNA contains the following:
- the LOC132212817 gene encoding olfactory receptor 1J4-like, which yields MRPENQSSVSQFLLLGLPIPPGQQGVFFTLFLGMYLTTVLGNLLIILLIRLDSRLHTPMYFFLSHLAFSDISLSSVIVPKMLMNMQTQQQSISYMGCISQLYFYILFVGLDNYLLAVMAYDRYVAICHPLHYTTIMREGLCVLLVVGSWILSCLHDLLHTLLLVRLSFGANNIISHFLCDLAALLKLSCSDISLNELVILTEGGMIFFLPFGIILSSYIRIGTIILRVPSTKRLYKAFSTCGSHLSVVFLYYGTAASVYFSSSSWGSKDIIASVMYTVVTPMLNPFIYSLRNRDIKQALEMCVNRVKFFNW from the coding sequence atgaggcctgagaaccagagcagcgtgtcccagttcctcctcctggggctccccatcccaccagggcagcagggcgtgttcttcaccctgttcctgggcatgtacctgaccacagtgctgggcaacctgctcatcatcctgctcatcaggctggactctcgcctgcacacgcccatgtacttcttcctcagtCACTTGGCCTTCTCtgacatctctctctcctctgttatTGTCCCAAAGATGCTCATGAACATGCAGACTCAGCAACAATCCATCTCCTACATGGGGTGCATTTCTCAGTTGTATTTTTACATACTTTTTGTTGGTCTTGACAATTATCTTCTGGCTGTGATGGCATATGACAGGTACGTGGCCATCTGTCACCCTCTACACTACACCACCATCATGAGGGAGGGGCTTTGTGTGCTGCTGGTGGTTGGCTCCTGGATTCTCTCCTGTCTCCATGATTTGTTGCACACTCTCTTATTGGTCCGACTGTCCTTTGGTGCCAATAATATCATCTCCCACTTCTTGTGTGACTTGGCTGCTCTCCTGAAGCTGAGCTGCTCAGACATCTCCCTCAATGAGCTGGTCATCTTGACCGAGGGAGGAATGATTTTCTTCCTGCCTTTTGGTATAATTTTGAGCTCTTATATCCGTATAGGGACCATCATCCTGAGGGTGCCCTCCACTAAGAGACTCTATAAAGCCTTTTCTACCTGTGGCTCCCATCTCTCTGTGGTGTTTTTATACTATGGGACAGCTGCAagtgtttatttttcctcctcaTCATGGGGTTCTAAAGACATAATTGCTTCAGTCATGTATACGGTAGTtacccccatgctgaaccccttcatctacagcctgaggaacagaGATATAAAACAGGCCTTAGAGATGTGTGTCAATAGGGTTAAGTTCTTTAACTGGTAA